The Deltaproteobacteria bacterium DNA segment CGGAAAAAGGAGAAGACGCTACTTCCCCCTCAACAAGTTCGAAATTTGCCGAAAATTCACGGCATCCCAAATAGGGCTGGTTAAAGCACTGCCCTTTTCTTGCACGCCTCTCGAAAATTTCCTTGTGTTTGGCCGGATTATTGTCGTCACTGCCTGTAAATTCAAAGTGCGCTTCTATAATATATTCCACCTCGCGCAGAAGCAGGGAAGCGCGTTGCTGCCTGTTTTCTTCCGCAATAAGCTCGACAGATGAACTGCCGTTCTTCATCGCCTTTTTCACAGTTGCAACGGAAATTTTCGAGGAGACTTCATTACGCCGCACATTGTCGAACTTGACAGGCTTAAACACGTGAATTCTATCCACCACCCATCGAATGGCAGGTTTCCAATAGATAGCCTCCAGGATGCCTCGTGCAGCCGACGGCGTCATCACATCGTAACTGACCCGTTCCACTTTCATCTCCGGCCTTGAAAACAGGGCATAATCACCCCAAACCTTCAGTTTTATGCCGTAAGACATTTTCTTTACCCCCTTTCCTCTTTTGTTACTATTTATAGTTTTTATCCAATCAGACTCTCCGGTTTATGCCATGTTGGATCATCAAAACTTAGCCCCATATCGTCATCATAAAGATCGCTGTTGATAAGCACATGGAATCTGTCCTGCACCGTTTCAACTGCGCCGGCAAGCCTCGAAATATCCTTTTTAGTGGCCTGAATGGTAAAAGGCTGGGCCTTTCTTGAAGCAGCGGCAGGATTATCACTATAACGCAATTCACTCAATATTTTCTCGGCCCGCTTTATCTCATCTTTCCAGAGAATAAAAAGCGGCTCCCTGAAATCATCGGCTGGGATAAGAGTGAATTTTTCAGCAATTTCCCTGAACTGTATATCTATCAGCTTTCTACCCTCATAAAGTATTTTAAGAATGCCATGCTCATCGAGCCGAGCCCCTTCAAGCCAGTACAATTCCCTGAAATAATCTTCAACTGCCTCAATGGATAGAAAATCTTCCTCATGATGTCTCATTACCGTTTCAGCAATTTGAGCCTGCCTTTTAAAAATATCCGGTATCCCATTTTCTGGCTTAAAAACATAGAGCATTCCCCCTTCAGTAATGGTTCCTTCCCGGTTACAACGCCCTGCAGCCTGGGCAATGGAATCAATACCGGCCATTGCCCTGTAAACAACAGGAAAGTCAACGTCA contains these protein-coding regions:
- the cas5c gene encoding type I-C CRISPR-associated protein Cas5c — its product is MSYGIKLKVWGDYALFSRPEMKVERVSYDVMTPSAARGILEAIYWKPAIRWVVDRIHVFKPVKFDNVRRNEVSSKISVATVKKAMKNGSSSVELIAEENRQQRASLLLREVEYIIEAHFEFTGSDDNNPAKHKEIFERRARKGQCFNQPYLGCREFSANFELVEGEVASSPFSGEKDLGWMLHDIDFENDMEARFFRGIMKDGVIHVPPLESGEVVR